Part of the Cohnella candidum genome, ACGTGTTCGCATCATACGTCTCGATCCGGATAATCGCCTTCTGACGGTTGCGTTCGAGCTCTTCGAACAGCGCATTGCGGTCGGCAACCGACATATGGACGATATTATAGAAGCCGATCGCATTCACGTGCGAAACTTCCTTCATTCTCTTGAAGTCGAACGCGATTCTTTCCCTGAAGTTGACATCGGGATAAAAAATATAAGTGCTGCCGCTGATCGCGCCATCCGGGTTCGCGTATAGATCGACGAACGAGTCGTCATAAGGCGTTACCTCTCCCGTGATGACCGGTACTGCTGCGGATACGCCGGTTGCCGTCCCTATCACGCCGGCGAGGCTCGAGCTCAGCAGGAAGAAAGCCAGTAAAAAGCCGGATACTTTTCTATGCATAATCACGCCTCCAAGTAAAAGGGATGAAGATCAAGGAAGAACGACATAGTCGATGTTGACCGCACTGTCCCCTGCATCGCGCTGCAGACGGATCGTTGCTCCCCACGGAATGCTTACGGAGACCGTTTTCGTCGAATAGGTACCGGTCCAAGCCCCCGTCGAAGTAAATGCAATGTCCTGAACATGCGCGCCGTTCACGTACAAGCTGAGCTGGTTGTTGCCCACGCAGGCATAGCGGATTTGCAGCGACGTGCCTTTCTTGCTGTTGAAGAACGCCACCGCGTCTCCCGTTGCGTCGAGCCCCTTCACGCCCGCCCCGCCGGAAGCCGGAGCATCGGCATACGTAACGGCATGCCCGTATTTGCTGGCATTCTCCCCTTCAACCTTGCCGCTGATCGGATAGTCCAGCGCCCAGTCCATCAGCGCGGTCGGATTTCCTTCTTCCTTCAGCAGGTTATACCCGAAGTACAAGCTGCCTTTGACATTCGTATAATTGCTCTTATAGAAGTTAGTCGTCGCCTTGAGCGCCTTTGCCTTCGCCGCCTTCGTCTTGACGAGGCCCGCCGTCTGGTTCGGATTGACGCCGCCATTGAATTCGGACGTATGGAAGCCGTATTCGATAATCGCCGGCTTGCCGCTGTATTGCGATTGGAATTTCGTCATGCCTTGCGCAAGTCTCGTCTGGTTGATCAGCACCGAATCCGAAGCCGTTTCATCCGGCGGAGACGAAGCGGGGTAGCTGTAATTGTTGAAAAAGTAACCGTCAGCGTTCGAGCCCGTGTAGGAAGGAATATCGTAGGTGAAATCCCAACCGTAGAAAACGCTCAAATACAGCTTGCCGGTAGAGAAGCCGAGCCCGGCCAGCTTCGTTCTCATCTTCGATACGATGGCCGAAGCGTAGCTCACCTGACGCGTCTTGGATTCCGATGAGCTGATGCCGCCGCTGAATCTTCCTTGAACGGCAGGGTCGTCTACCGGCATGTTCAGCGCGAAGTAAGCGACCGCTCCTCTCTTGCTTGCGCCGGCCACATCCGTGATGAGTGAGTTATAGTGGTTGATCACCGAATCCGCATCCGAATCGTTGAACGCGAAGGTGCTGCCGTCATACCACTCCAGGCGCACAACAGCCTGCATGCCAAGCTGGCTAAGCGTACTGAACAACAAGTCCCGGTCGCTTTGGCTGATGTTCTCTAGTCCGTACAGGTTCAGCGTATTGATGTTGTACTCGCTCTTCATGATCGGCAGATCGTGCGCGATTCTAGCCGCCGTGTCTTGGCCGGGGTTAAGCTCATATTCGGCGCCTTGAATCCACGTGCCAGGCGCGACATAGGAGCTGTAGGGCGTCATGCTGCTGACCGCATAGGCTGCAGGTACCGGGCTTGCACTGAAGACGAAAGACAGAACCAAAGCAAAGGCGAGAAGCTTTACCATCCGATTCTTGTTCATTCCATACACCCTCTCCAAAATTGGATATGAAAAATAAATGCGCTTTCATGGTGCCGTGCAGCCCGAACGATGCCCGTACTAAATAGAGGGGCGGCTCCTCTATTCCGCCGCCCCTCAGAAGTCATTCTATCGAATGATGATTTCAAGCCTTCCCTGCTTACCCTTTAACCGCGCCGACCGTAATGCCTTTAACGAAAAATTTCTGAAAGAAAGGATAGATGGCCATGATCGGCAAAATGCCCAGCACCGCAACGGCCATCTTGATCGCCGTGGAAGGAAGCCTCGCGGACAAACCGCTGCCCAAGCCGGAGGAAGCGCTGCTCATTAAGAACTGCACGTCCAGCAGCATTTTGTTCAAGAGGACCTGAATGCTGAACAAATTCTCGTCCGTAACATAATAAAGGCCGTTTAACCAATCGTTCCAATAGGACAAGCCCACGAGCAGTCCCAGGGTCGCCATGATCGGCATGGACATCGGAAGTACGACATGCCATAGGATTTGGGACTCGCTTCCCCCGTCTATTTTCGCGGCTTCTACGACGGCGTCGGGAACGTTCGTCGTGATGTAGGTACGCATCATGATGATGTTGAACGCCGTCAGCAGCATCCCTGGAACGATCAATGCCCATATCGTGTTTTTAATGTCGAAATACTGCGTCCACATGATATACGAGGGCACCAACCCGCCGCTGAATAACATCGTGAAGAAAATGAAAAACGAGAAAACGTTCCTTCCCGGCAAATCTTTCCTCGATAACGGATACGCCATCAAGGTCGTTAAAACGATATTCGCCACCGTGCCGATTACCGTTACGAGCAGGGTGACCCCATAGGCTTTGACGATCGAACTGGAATCTCTTAACAGGAACTTATACGCCGTAATGTCGATGGACGAAGGAATAAAAGAATACCCGTTATGGATCAGCGCCTTTTCAGCCGTAATGGACGAGATGAAGAGAAGCGCGAAAGGAAGCAAGCAAGATAGCGCCAGCAGCATCATCATGAGATGCGCGAATAACTGAAAGCCTTTATTGTTGTCGACCAAGCCCGAATCACTCCGTTCCGCTAAAACAAGGCGCTGTCTTCATCTATTTTTTTGACCGTATAATTCGCTAGGAGTACGAGGAAGAATCCGACAATGGATTGATAAAAACCGGCTGCCGACGCCATCCCTACGTTGTTCAGTTTCGTCAGTCCCCGATATACGTATGTGTCGATGGTGTTCGTGGCATCTATCAAAGCGCCGCTATTCATCGGAACCTGGTAGAATAACCCGAAATCGGAATAAAAGATTTTACTGATGCCCATCAGCGTCAAGATGACGATGATGGATTTGAGTCCCGGAAGCGTAATATGTTTCATCTGCTTCCACCGGTTCGCCCCGTCGATGACCGCGGCTTCGTAATAAGACCTGTCGATGCCTACGAGCGTCGCATAATAAATGATGCAGCTGTAACCGAAGGATTTCCAAAGGCTTACGATCACGAGGATAAAAGGCCAGTATTTTGCAGACGAATACCAAGAAATCGGACTTACTCCCAGCGGCTGCAAAATGCTTTTGTTTACGAAACCCGATTCCGAGCTCAGAAAACCGAAAACGAGGTAGCTCACGACTACGATCGAAATCAGATGCGGAAGCAAAATGACCGTCTGATAGGACTTTCTCGCCGTATTTTGACGAATTTGGTTGAGTAACATGGCAACGCCGACCGCCATGACGGTTCCCAAGACGATAAAGGTCAAGTTGTACAAAATCGTATTTCGGGTGATCGTCCAAGCCACGTTCGTCTTAAACAGAAATTCGAAGTTTTTGAGGCCGACCCAAGGGCTGTTCCAAATCCCCAACCGATAGTTAATCTTTTTGAAAGCGATTATAAGACCGCTCATCGGGATGTAGTTATTGATAATGATATAAATACATCCCGGGATGAGCATCAAATAGAGCGGAATATACCTGGTGAATCTATCTAGCTTTTTTTTTTGAGCAGTAACATGGTTACCTCCGCTTATCTTCTATCCCATTTACAACGCTTATTTTTTATTTGCCGCCAGCCAAGCATCAAGCTGCTTTTGCTTTTCCGCGATAATCTTGTCGACGCCGGCCGCCTTCAATTCTTCCAAATACTTAGGCAGCGTCTTGGCAGGATCCAAGGTGCCCGTTTCCAGAGCCAGACTATACTTCGCGTCAACGTTGCTGACCATCGTGATTTCATTCGCTACGCTTTCGGCATCGAAACGGAAGCCTTTCGCCGGAGATTGGTGCGCCGATTTGTTATAGTTGTCCAGGAACTCCCACTTATCTTCGGGTTCGCCTTTCCAAATATAAGCGATCGAAGCGTTAGGCGTTGCCCAAGGAAGCGACATCCAGCCCGTATTGCTTGCATCTACGCCTGCCGGATAGTCGATAATGCCTTTCGCTTCGTCCACCATCACGTAGTTCCGATCCTTGACGCCGTAAACGAGCAAGTTCGAAATATCGGCATTCGTATGAGCCAGGTTCAAAAACTCGATCGCTTTTTCCGGATTTTCGCTGCCGCTCGCGAGCGACCATCCCATGCCGGAAACGTGGCCCGTAATGGAGAAAGGCTTCGTCAGTTGGATGACGGTGAATGGTTTGCCCACTTGTTTCGCGATGTCATCGACGTTGCCCGGATTCAATCCGCTGAAGCCGCCCATTACTTTTCCGGCTTTGAGCAGGCTGATTCTGCTTTCGGAATTGTTGGCGGCGTCAGGCTGGACCAAGCCGCTCTTCGCCCACTTGTACATATGGTTCACGAAGTCTTTGTAGCTGTCCGTTTCGACCATGTTGACGACTTTCGTGCTATCTCCCATGGCGTCGATGATCCCTGCGCCGGTACCTAAGTTGTCTTCCGTGTTCGGACGGTAGACGTTCGTGAAATCCAGCCCGATCGGGTACATGTCCGGATGCAGTTCTTTCGCTTTCTTCATGATCGCTTCAAGCTGGTCGAGATTCGTCACGTCTTCCGGCTTAAAGCCGATTTCGTCGGCGATTTCCTTCAGCATGATGAAGCCGTAATTCGTCGCTTTTTCCTTTGCGGTCGGGATCGCATAGATTTCATTGTTGATCGAAACCGCGCGACGGTCCCCTTCGCTCAGGTTTTTCAAAATGTCTTGGCCATGTGCTTCCAACAGTTTCGTCATCGGCAAAATCTGGCCGCTGTTCGCGAGCGTGTTGATATCCAGGGCGAAGGTGACGAACAGATCCATCTTTTCGCCGGACGACAGCGCCAGATTCGCCTGTTGTTGGAACGAACCGAAGCCGACTCTCGTGATGTTGACATCCACGTTGATCAGCGGTTCCGAAATCTTGTTGATGGCTTCCTCTACCGCTTTGATGTCTTCCTCTTTGCCGTCGCCAACCATCATGAGATCGACGGTATACGGTTTCTCCGCGGCCGCGCTTTGGGAAGGCTTCGCGCTCGCGCTTTGAGCCGGTGATGCGCTTTCGGCCGACTTGTCATTCCCGCAAGCGGTAAACAATGCGGTCGACAAAGCCAGTACCGAGAGTAAAGCCAACTTCCTTTTCTGTTTCATTTCCAGTAGACTCCCTTCGATCGTTTCATTCTTTTGAGCTCATCTTCATCTTAGCGGCATGCGGGTATACCGCTCTACCGAACTTGTTACGGGTATTATCACTTTTAATCCGGACCTGCGCCGGATCGCGATCGCGATTGTTGAAAATGTTACTTTCCGTTATTGGATTTGTAACTTGTTCGATTCAAAACGAATACCCTCTCGCAGCCTCGCAGGCATACGGAGGGCATTCCACTTTCCCGTTAGCCGCGGTCCTCGGCGGGCGTGACGTTCCAGGTCTTCTTATACACTTGCGAAAAGTGGGAAAAGTTCGAGAATCCGACTTTCATGGCGATGATGCTGATCGGCAGCTTGGTCGATTTTAACATCGCTTGCGCAAGCTTCATTTTCTCCAGCACGATGAACTCTTTGAGAGACATTCCCGTTTCGGATTTGAACAATCTGGATAAGTAGTTCGGATTCAAATAAACTTCCCGTGCGATATCCGTGCGCCGAATGTCTTGATCGATATGGTCGCGAATGTATTGGAGGATCACGTCGACCTGGTTTTTCATTTCTTCTTCGGAGCCGGGAAACGGCTTGAAAAACTTCGTCGTATACGCGATCAATTCTTTCATGTCGTCCACATTCGTGTACGAACTTAACCCTTTCTCCAAGCTGTGCCCGTCTTGAAAAATCCGATCCAGCGGAATGTCCATCGCAGCCGCGGCCGTGTACAGCATCTGCATGAATTGCTGATAAAACCGCTTTAAAAATTCGGCGTCGATTTTTCCTTCCGTCGCCAAACGATTCAACAACTCGCAGGCTTGGTCGCGAACGACTTCCGTATCGCCTTGCTCGAGCAGCTTGCTCCAAATTCGCATGTTCGGAATCGGGTAAGATACGGCCGGTTGTTCAGCTCGATCCTCCAAATGGAATACTTTGCTTGCGAAAGAAACATTGTCTTGCATCATCTCGAACAACAGCGCGGCCTGCTGGGGCGTATCCGAAACGGCGACTTTAGATCCGGTATAACAGGCGATGTCGCAGCCGTAATAGGAACGGTATACCTCGATCAATTTATTCAGCTGCCGCAAGACGCCCTCTTGATCGATCAGCTTCCGATCCGGGGAATATACGAGGAGCAAAAATTTTTCTTCTTCGATTTGAACGACCAACACTTGCTGGCCGTACCGCGCGAACAGCTCCGTCACGATATTGCCGATCGAAAATTTCAACATGCCGTTACGCCAGGAATCCATCGTCTCTTTCAAATGAAAGACGTCGAGCGTCACGAGATAAACGGGATCTTGCGGATTCAGCGAGACTTGAATTTGTCCGAGATCCTTGAGGAAACGCGCGCAATCTTGATATCTGCGAAAAATCCAGTCCTTGACGATGTTATCCAGCAAAATCTCTTTGTTTTGCTGAAACATTTTACCGAAAGAATAGTATTTTTTCGTTTCGTTCTTGTGGTTGATTTTCTGGATCGCTTTTAGAATCGTATTTTCAATCGTTTCGTATCTCGCGGGTTGGAGAATATAATCGAATCCGCCTAACTGCATCGCCGTTTTGGCATAGTTGAAATCGGCATGCGCAGTCAAGAAGATGCATTCGATATCGATCTTCTGCTCGATCGTATACTGGTATAAATTCAGTCCGCTTTCGGCCGGCATTTCGATATCGCATAACATGATATCGATGTGGCGGCTGCTTAAAATCTCCCGTGCTTCGAAAGCGTTATAGGCTTTCAGCACTTCCTTCACTCCGATTTTCGCCCAATCGATGCCGAAGAACAATCCGTTCACCACTTGCGTCTGATCATCTACGATGAGTACGTTCACGCTCATGCTCTCCTCGTCGTTTCATTTGTGCGGTACGGAATGAAAATATCGATGCATGCGCCGTTTGACGTGCTGAACAAAAAAGTGCTCTTATTTTGGAAAATCACGCTGCATCTTCGGATGACGTTTAAAATCCCGACATTTTCCTTCGACGCATAGGAATTCGGGTCATTCAACAAAGCCAGCATTTCGTCCGGGAAACCGCTCCCATTATCCATAATCGTGAGATTCGCGAATTTCTCGTCACCGTTATCAAGCAGGCTCGCTTTGATCGAAATGATCAGTTGCTTATGGATCGAAACGACATGTTTGATGGAATTCTCCACGAACGTTAAGAGAGAAACCGGCGGAATCCGGAAATCCTTTAAACGCTCGTCCACATTCACTCTACAAATCAGCTCGTAGGACGAACTCATTTGCTGCAGTTCAATATAATTCTGAACGTTGGCTATTTCATCTTCGAGAGGGATCAAGGAGTCGTTCTCTTGGAACATATAGCGTAAATGGCGCGACAAGAGGAGGATCATTTCCTGAATTTGACCGTATTTTTTCTGTTCTGCCATCCCGAACAGGTTTTTGAGGACATTCAAGTAAAAATGCGGTTTGATCTGATTTTGCAAAAATTGAAGCTCGGCCTGCTGCTTCTTCATCTCTTTCTCGTAGCTCTCGATTTTCAAATCCTTGATTTCAGTCATCATTTCATTAAAGGTGTTGCTCATTTGCCTGAATTCGTTGACTCCCGAGCTCGTATTCATCGTTGCGTTCAGATGTCCGTTTTTGATCTTCTTCATCGTGGCCATCATTCGCTTAAGCGGCTTAAAGTAAGAACGCTCCAGCAACAGGAACGAGACGAACATCAGCAATAAGATGAACACCGAACCGACCAAGAAGGCGATCTGAACCGTGTCCAAATAGAATAGAAGCCCTCGGTACGGGATTATGTATATATAGGTTAACCGGGTTGAAGCCGAATCGTTTTGCACCACGAAGTACTTTTGGGGACTGCCGGAAATATAGTGGGATCCGTTATGGTTCTGGATGTTAATTCCCTTTTGCTTGATCTCATCGATGGAAGTCAGGGGGATGCCTTCCTGATTGGCGAACGCGAAAAAACCGTCGCCTTGGGTTTGACTGAAGCTTTGGGGCACGATTACTTTACCGAAATCGATCATGCAAACGGTATAGGTGTCCCGGTTTCCCAATATGCGAAACAGATAGTATTTGCCGTCGATCTCATGCGGGAACCACCCGCGCGACCGGGAGTTTTCGTTCGACTCGATAACGGATTTCAAATAACTTTCGGCACCTTGCCGAATGTCATGGGAGTAGTCCTGGCTATAGGTTTTATAAAAGAGACCATTCGCTTTCGAATAGACGAACATGCCCCCGATGACTTCGTTCGTTTGGAAGTAACCCTGATATTTATTCATGAGGTCTTGCGCATAAAATTGCAGATCGATCGGATCCTGCTTAAATCTCATTTTCATGAAACTGTAATCGTTAGACACTAAATTCGACATGTACGTATCGGCGTTTTTCAGATTTTTTTCGAACGCGTTTTGATACAGCATGATCGTGTTCCGATTCGTTTGTTCGATCTTGTCGTTTAGGACGTTGACCACGTAAAAATTATAAATGGTTAACAGCAGAACAAGCGGGATGATGAAAATCATCATGATCAATACGACTTGCTTTTTCGAAGAGAGGTTCAATTTCCGAATCAAGATCTCACCGACCGTCTCTGTTGTATTGAGTCTGATTATAGCACCTAATCCGCGCACCGCCAGCCCCTCAAACTCCCCGGCATCCGAAACGAAAACGAGAACAAAATGAAAGAAACAGTCGAATAAATCTAAAAGAAAATCCCCTTGATTTAACGTAATTTAGAAATAATAGATATGGGTTTCAAGGGGAGTCTTGTCCAATGACAACGCAAGTGTTCAAATCCGTCGGAACGAAGCTTTTCGTCATCATCTTTTGCAGCATTCTCGCGTGCGTAATGACCGTTGGACTTATGGCGTATACGAAAGCGAAGAATATCATCGAAAACAAGGTGTCGGATTCCAGCCTTCAGACGATCAATCAAGTCGCAAGCAAACTGGATATTATTTTTAGATCCTATGAGGATTTATCCATGCAAATCATGGTGGATAACGATTTTCACGAGTTGGTTCGGCAAGAATTGCAAAACGATCCCGAGCACGGTAAATCCGAATATACCGGAATGCTGAAGGATCATTTGCGGAAATATGTGACGGGTAACGTCTCGATCAGCGGAGTCTTGTTGATACCGGTAGATCCGAATCTGACCGCCGTAAATATTGGAAGCGCCCAAGCCGACAGGTCCGAGGTTTTAAAAAAGACCGAATGGTTTAAGCAGGTGATCGAAAAAGACGGGAAACCGGTTTGGATTCCGCCGCAGCAAGATGGATTGGCCGCAGTTCCGGCTCCCCCGTCTATCGGCATGAGTCGACTCATCAAAGATAATATGAGCAATCAGCCTACATACGTGCTCGTAATGGAGATTCACCTTGCATCGATCAGCAAGAGTTACGAAGATGTCAGCTTGGGAGAAGGAAGCGAAATGGCCATCCTTGATTCCAAAGGCCATTATGTCGCCGCGCCGCAAGAAGAATGGATCGGAAAGCCGGCAAAAGTGAGCTTGCCTGCGGAAGGTGATGCGCCCCAAAAAGGATCGCTAAAAGCAACATCCACCGGCGGCACGAACGTGCTGGCGGCTTATGCGTCATTCGACAGGATGAACTGGAGGCTTCTGGGTACCGTTCCTATCAAAGACCTAGTACGGGATGCGAAGGAAATCCAAACGCTGATGTGGCTGACCGCAAGTATCGCGGCTCTCATCGCTATTGCCATCGGCGTTCTCGTACTCAAGTACATCGGACGTCCGATCGTCAAACTTCGAAATCTCATGAACGAAGGGGCCGGCGGCAATCTTACCGTCCGTTCCGGCGGCAAGAAACGCAAGGATGAAATCGGAGAGCTGATGGAGAGCTTCGACCGGATGATGGGTCAAATCCGAACGTTGGCCGAACAGACGACGCGTTCCGCGGAGGATGTACTCCTGACTGCGGCCGAACTCACGGAAGCATCCGGCAAGACATCTTTATCAGCCAAAGAGATCGCGACCGCAACGGAAGAGATTGCGGGCG contains:
- a CDS encoding carbohydrate ABC transporter permease is translated as MVDNNKGFQLFAHLMMMLLALSCLLPFALLFISSITAEKALIHNGYSFIPSSIDITAYKFLLRDSSSIVKAYGVTLLVTVIGTVANIVLTTLMAYPLSRKDLPGRNVFSFFIFFTMLFSGGLVPSYIMWTQYFDIKNTIWALIVPGMLLTAFNIIMMRTYITTNVPDAVVEAAKIDGGSESQILWHVVLPMSMPIMATLGLLVGLSYWNDWLNGLYYVTDENLFSIQVLLNKMLLDVQFLMSSASSGLGSGLSARLPSTAIKMAVAVLGILPIMAIYPFFQKFFVKGITVGAVKG
- a CDS encoding ABC transporter permease; protein product: MGIWNSPWVGLKNFEFLFKTNVAWTITRNTILYNLTFIVLGTVMAVGVAMLLNQIRQNTARKSYQTVILLPHLISIVVVSYLVFGFLSSESGFVNKSILQPLGVSPISWYSSAKYWPFILVIVSLWKSFGYSCIIYYATLVGIDRSYYEAAVIDGANRWKQMKHITLPGLKSIIVILTLMGISKIFYSDFGLFYQVPMNSGALIDATNTIDTYVYRGLTKLNNVGMASAAGFYQSIVGFFLVLLANYTVKKIDEDSALF
- a CDS encoding ABC transporter substrate-binding protein produces the protein MKQKRKLALLSVLALSTALFTACGNDKSAESASPAQSASAKPSQSAAAEKPYTVDLMMVGDGKEEDIKAVEEAINKISEPLINVDVNITRVGFGSFQQQANLALSSGEKMDLFVTFALDINTLANSGQILPMTKLLEAHGQDILKNLSEGDRRAVSINNEIYAIPTAKEKATNYGFIMLKEIADEIGFKPEDVTNLDQLEAIMKKAKELHPDMYPIGLDFTNVYRPNTEDNLGTGAGIIDAMGDSTKVVNMVETDSYKDFVNHMYKWAKSGLVQPDAANNSESRISLLKAGKVMGGFSGLNPGNVDDIAKQVGKPFTVIQLTKPFSITGHVSGMGWSLASGSENPEKAIEFLNLAHTNADISNLLVYGVKDRNYVMVDEAKGIIDYPAGVDASNTGWMSLPWATPNASIAYIWKGEPEDKWEFLDNYNKSAHQSPAKGFRFDAESVANEITMVSNVDAKYSLALETGTLDPAKTLPKYLEELKAAGVDKIIAEKQKQLDAWLAANKK
- a CDS encoding response regulator — translated: MNVLIVDDQTQVVNGLFFGIDWAKIGVKEVLKAYNAFEAREILSSRHIDIMLCDIEMPAESGLNLYQYTIEQKIDIECIFLTAHADFNYAKTAMQLGGFDYILQPARYETIENTILKAIQKINHKNETKKYYSFGKMFQQNKEILLDNIVKDWIFRRYQDCARFLKDLGQIQVSLNPQDPVYLVTLDVFHLKETMDSWRNGMLKFSIGNIVTELFARYGQQVLVVQIEEEKFLLLVYSPDRKLIDQEGVLRQLNKLIEVYRSYYGCDIACYTGSKVAVSDTPQQAALLFEMMQDNVSFASKVFHLEDRAEQPAVSYPIPNMRIWSKLLEQGDTEVVRDQACELLNRLATEGKIDAEFLKRFYQQFMQMLYTAAAAMDIPLDRIFQDGHSLEKGLSSYTNVDDMKELIAYTTKFFKPFPGSEEEMKNQVDVILQYIRDHIDQDIRRTDIAREVYLNPNYLSRLFKSETGMSLKEFIVLEKMKLAQAMLKSTKLPISIIAMKVGFSNFSHFSQVYKKTWNVTPAEDRG
- a CDS encoding sensor histidine kinase, with product MIRKLNLSSKKQVVLIMMIFIIPLVLLLTIYNFYVVNVLNDKIEQTNRNTIMLYQNAFEKNLKNADTYMSNLVSNDYSFMKMRFKQDPIDLQFYAQDLMNKYQGYFQTNEVIGGMFVYSKANGLFYKTYSQDYSHDIRQGAESYLKSVIESNENSRSRGWFPHEIDGKYYLFRILGNRDTYTVCMIDFGKVIVPQSFSQTQGDGFFAFANQEGIPLTSIDEIKQKGINIQNHNGSHYISGSPQKYFVVQNDSASTRLTYIYIIPYRGLLFYLDTVQIAFLVGSVFILLLMFVSFLLLERSYFKPLKRMMATMKKIKNGHLNATMNTSSGVNEFRQMSNTFNEMMTEIKDLKIESYEKEMKKQQAELQFLQNQIKPHFYLNVLKNLFGMAEQKKYGQIQEMILLLSRHLRYMFQENDSLIPLEDEIANVQNYIELQQMSSSYELICRVNVDERLKDFRIPPVSLLTFVENSIKHVVSIHKQLIISIKASLLDNGDEKFANLTIMDNGSGFPDEMLALLNDPNSYASKENVGILNVIRRCSVIFQNKSTFLFSTSNGACIDIFIPYRTNETTRRA
- a CDS encoding methyl-accepting chemotaxis protein gives rise to the protein MTTQVFKSVGTKLFVIIFCSILACVMTVGLMAYTKAKNIIENKVSDSSLQTINQVASKLDIIFRSYEDLSMQIMVDNDFHELVRQELQNDPEHGKSEYTGMLKDHLRKYVTGNVSISGVLLIPVDPNLTAVNIGSAQADRSEVLKKTEWFKQVIEKDGKPVWIPPQQDGLAAVPAPPSIGMSRLIKDNMSNQPTYVLVMEIHLASISKSYEDVSLGEGSEMAILDSKGHYVAAPQEEWIGKPAKVSLPAEGDAPQKGSLKATSTGGTNVLAAYASFDRMNWRLLGTVPIKDLVRDAKEIQTLMWLTASIAALIAIAIGVLVLKYIGRPIVKLRNLMNEGAGGNLTVRSGGKKRKDEIGELMESFDRMMGQIRTLAEQTTRSAEDVLLTAAELTEASGKTSLSAKEIATATEEIAGGAANLATEAERGSELTYDMGIQMKKVIDANQEMVVSSREVREAGMQGTAHMGVLMQKTGMTEEKTRAMVEKVDALKESTGSIVKILEMLMTLSKQTNILSLNATIEAARAGTAGKSFMVVADEIRKLADQSRESIDVAGQIIEKNSREIDETVRILSDAYPLFQEQIGSVRDANGIFLTVQGKMEEFTEKLELVTGSISQLDLTQSVLSNAMMNVSAVAQESSATSEEVASLSNEQLSISDGMVRLSEKLDTVSRELKAGISQFIIR